In the genome of Paenibacillus sp. FSL R5-0766, one region contains:
- a CDS encoding ABC transporter permease, whose product MKSTSPEITLAGKPAGVAKSKRRQSTFSKEWLMTMLWRFTIVAVILVIWESAVRLKLVNGFLMGSPSAILDAAITMASSGQLLTDAFATVNATVIGFVAGSLIGSLAGLLMWYSKSVARVLDPFIVAMNGIPKIALAPMIIIWFGSGIFSKIALASVATFIVALLSAYQATHQIDESQINLMKSFGAKKSQIFRKIIVPSSLPWIISAFRINIGLALVSVVGGEFISSDKGLGHMVFVEGNLFNLPAVWVGVFMLMLVAMLLYTCVGYIESRLLPWNDNKTSSKSTSV is encoded by the coding sequence ATGAAGAGCACATCACCTGAAATTACCCTTGCCGGGAAGCCTGCTGGAGTTGCGAAGAGCAAACGTAGACAGTCCACTTTCTCCAAAGAATGGCTGATGACGATGCTATGGCGGTTCACTATCGTAGCGGTCATCCTGGTGATCTGGGAATCCGCCGTTCGTTTGAAGCTGGTTAATGGATTCCTCATGGGATCTCCAAGCGCCATTCTCGATGCCGCCATCACGATGGCCAGCTCAGGGCAACTGCTTACAGACGCGTTTGCAACGGTGAATGCCACCGTTATCGGCTTTGTAGCCGGAAGCTTAATCGGATCATTGGCAGGACTGCTCATGTGGTATTCCAAGTCCGTTGCCCGTGTACTCGATCCATTCATTGTAGCGATGAACGGTATTCCGAAGATCGCACTTGCTCCCATGATTATCATCTGGTTTGGCTCAGGCATCTTCTCCAAAATTGCTCTGGCCTCCGTGGCGACATTTATCGTCGCGCTATTATCCGCCTACCAAGCGACGCATCAAATCGACGAATCCCAGATTAATCTGATGAAATCCTTCGGTGCGAAGAAATCACAAATTTTCCGCAAAATTATCGTTCCTTCCTCTCTGCCATGGATCATCTCGGCCTTCCGTATCAATATCGGTTTGGCACTGGTGTCTGTTGTAGGTGGAGAATTCATCTCTTCAGATAAAGGACTTGGACACATGGTATTCGTCGAAGGTAACCTGTTCAACCTTCCGGCCGTATGGGTCGGCGTGTTCATGCTTATGCTGGTCGCCATGCTCCTCTACACCTGTGTCGGTTATATCGAATCCCGTCTCCTTCCATGGAATGACAACAAGACCAGCAGCAAATCCACATCTGTATAG
- a CDS encoding sugar ABC transporter permease, giving the protein MRKKDGKWFYIFISPWLIGFLGLTLGPILFSIYMSFTNWDLFQSPEFIGIDNYKTLLTDDPIFWKSVGNTFFYALISIPLGMSISLWIAYYLNKKIKGITFFRILFYLPSVVPVVASSLLFIHLLAPTEGLINQALAIFGIQGPAWLLDPNWVKPALILMSLWGVGGGVVLLLAGMKGIPQELYEAAAIDGAKSTQSFFHITFPMLTPVIFFNLVTGMIGALQTFAQVFIVTAGGPDNSSQMVVPYLFQNAFQFYKMGYASAIAWVLFIIIMALTLVVFRSSALWVHYEEGKANE; this is encoded by the coding sequence GTGAGAAAAAAGGACGGGAAATGGTTCTACATCTTCATCTCGCCTTGGCTGATCGGGTTTCTGGGGCTGACCCTGGGTCCGATCCTGTTTTCCATCTATATGAGCTTCACGAATTGGGATCTGTTCCAGTCCCCTGAATTCATCGGTATCGACAACTACAAAACGCTACTGACCGATGATCCGATCTTCTGGAAATCCGTCGGCAATACATTCTTCTATGCGCTAATATCCATTCCGCTGGGCATGTCGATCTCGCTCTGGATTGCATATTACCTCAACAAAAAAATCAAAGGGATCACCTTCTTCCGTATTCTGTTCTACCTGCCTTCCGTTGTTCCGGTGGTTGCGAGTTCATTGCTCTTCATCCACTTGCTTGCGCCAACTGAAGGTTTGATCAACCAGGCACTTGCGATCTTCGGTATTCAGGGTCCTGCCTGGCTTCTTGATCCCAACTGGGTTAAGCCTGCATTGATTCTCATGTCCTTATGGGGTGTGGGTGGTGGCGTGGTATTGCTGCTTGCAGGGATGAAAGGCATTCCACAGGAACTGTACGAGGCCGCTGCCATCGATGGGGCGAAAAGTACACAATCGTTCTTCCATATTACATTCCCAATGTTGACTCCCGTCATTTTCTTCAATCTCGTGACTGGCATGATTGGAGCGCTCCAGACCTTCGCGCAGGTATTCATCGTTACTGCCGGGGGACCTGACAATTCAAGTCAGATGGTTGTTCCCTACCTATTCCAGAATGCATTCCAATTCTACAAAATGGGATATGCATCGGCGATTGCCTGGGTACTATTCATCATCATCATGGCGTTGACACTTGTTGTATTCCGTTCATCGGCGCTATGGGTGCACTACGAGGAGGGAAAAGCCAATGAGTAA
- a CDS encoding PucR family transcriptional regulator ligand-binding domain-containing protein — protein MTIPILSKAKVIAGHRGLDRLVQSINIMDAPDIVQFLKPGDMLLTNGYILKDRPDAHLAFITDMHAIGCAALAVKTQRFSLELSPQLLEIADRLGFPIIELSEIDNTLGEIFQHSISAILQNKTHELHYALSIHKQFSTMVMQGKGIPSIVDTLSQLLSSPVLLLGSKKQITASSHYAQQMDHQSLAAPLLTFIDESPSFHTAISICLLTADKYRHAELHPIFTDRHEGYLIALYESSASSKLSTLALEQAVNVIGLELTKKQAVKERSRRYKNEYFSDLIQGFIRSEQEALHRGKKYGLQAKGSSVLIIAKKDESLADIPKQNSTPSGGERFISERDANYELIKQEFARLDLSFVMFTKNDQFGILVFLAESSWDEHTVVQQLERIASSLYTESQLSLSFGIGNPYTNVLDIGLSYKEAVKALQSGYQMRKTRFAHSYQTMDISRLLRMIPYDEMLQFHHETFKAFADRDPNERNELMKTLSSFYENHCQIVDTAKELFVHRNTVIYRLEKCEKLTGRNIKDPMESLRFRLAFALESLLNVNPAPSEANHTS, from the coding sequence TTGACTATCCCCATTCTCTCCAAAGCAAAGGTCATTGCCGGGCATCGTGGCCTTGATCGCTTGGTGCAATCGATTAATATTATGGACGCACCAGATATTGTCCAATTCCTGAAGCCAGGGGATATGCTGCTGACGAACGGTTATATCCTAAAAGATCGTCCCGATGCTCATCTTGCATTCATTACAGACATGCATGCAATTGGTTGTGCAGCGCTTGCTGTCAAGACACAGCGTTTCTCTCTTGAATTATCTCCGCAACTGCTTGAGATAGCCGACAGACTAGGCTTCCCAATCATCGAGCTGTCTGAGATAGACAATACACTCGGTGAGATATTTCAACATTCGATCAGTGCCATCCTCCAGAACAAAACCCATGAGCTACACTACGCCTTGTCTATTCACAAGCAATTTTCCACGATGGTGATGCAGGGAAAAGGCATACCATCCATCGTAGATACATTGTCTCAGTTGCTATCCTCACCTGTACTTCTGCTTGGTTCGAAGAAACAGATTACGGCAAGCTCCCATTATGCACAACAGATGGATCACCAGTCTCTCGCCGCGCCCTTACTGACTTTTATAGATGAGTCCCCTTCCTTCCACACCGCAATCTCGATCTGTCTACTTACTGCTGATAAATATCGACATGCTGAGCTTCATCCCATCTTCACGGATCGGCACGAGGGTTATTTGATCGCACTATACGAGAGTTCCGCAAGCTCTAAACTCTCCACTCTGGCACTGGAGCAAGCCGTCAATGTGATCGGCCTGGAGTTAACCAAGAAACAAGCCGTCAAGGAACGCTCCCGCCGTTACAAAAATGAATATTTCTCCGATCTCATTCAAGGCTTCATTCGTTCGGAACAAGAAGCGCTACATCGCGGCAAGAAATATGGGCTGCAAGCCAAAGGGAGTTCTGTTCTCATCATCGCCAAAAAGGATGAATCCTTAGCGGACATACCTAAGCAGAACTCTACTCCCTCTGGGGGAGAGCGTTTCATCTCGGAACGAGACGCTAATTATGAGCTGATTAAACAGGAATTCGCCCGATTGGATCTCTCCTTTGTCATGTTCACTAAGAACGACCAGTTCGGCATACTCGTCTTTTTGGCCGAATCGTCTTGGGACGAACATACCGTTGTTCAGCAGCTTGAGCGGATCGCGAGCAGTCTGTATACAGAGTCGCAACTCAGCCTATCCTTCGGAATAGGTAATCCCTACACAAACGTATTGGATATCGGACTCTCCTATAAGGAGGCAGTCAAGGCCCTCCAATCCGGCTATCAGATGCGAAAGACCCGCTTCGCTCACTCCTATCAAACCATGGATATAAGCCGTCTGCTGCGCATGATTCCTTACGATGAGATGCTGCAATTCCATCACGAAACCTTTAAGGCCTTCGCTGACCGAGATCCAAATGAGCGTAACGAGCTTATGAAAACCTTGTCCTCTTTCTATGAGAATCATTGCCAGATCGTTGATACAGCCAAAGAGCTGTTCGTACATCGCAATACAGTGATCTATAGGTTGGAAAAATGCGAGAAACTGACCGGCAGGAACATTAAGGACCCGATGGAGAGCCTGCGCTTCCGACTTGCCTTCGCGCTTGAGTCCCTTTTGAATGTTAATCCAGCTCCTAGTGAAGCTAATCATACGTCTTGA
- a CDS encoding sugar ABC transporter substrate-binding protein — MRRSLKVISLLMLVMVMGLTACSSGSKNGSSGESGGKVDLSMTIWGSEDEKKIYQERLDIVKQTYPDINVKLNVVAGDYDQKVQTMIAGGTAPDIMMIAENYQAYASKNQIIPLDDMIQANNVNMSERYSDDIANLMKYDGKQFGLPDRAGAMVLFYNKDLFDKAGVEYPTKDWTQDDLMAAAQKLTVKENGKTVQWGYYPGSWWPQWMQLIYQNGGSLFDESGKPTFNTEPVRKALQFMNDLTFTHGAGPTPTEIADMGNIGADPLFAQGKIAMETTGFWNIGSLAKVEGINWDISPVWGETNAFFNGLTITNASKHKEEAFKVIEALTTPEAQLPMIKAGQDAPATKAGLSSDEFLNAEYGGKKINMAAFSESTIYAEPFNPQWNEMMKLINDKLGVYFNNKASLDDTVTEIQSGLERLYK; from the coding sequence ATGAGAAGAAGTTTAAAGGTCATTTCGTTATTGATGCTGGTCATGGTAATGGGTCTGACAGCCTGTAGCAGCGGGAGTAAAAACGGTTCTTCCGGCGAGTCCGGTGGCAAGGTTGATTTGAGCATGACGATCTGGGGCTCAGAGGATGAGAAGAAAATTTATCAGGAACGACTCGACATTGTGAAGCAAACGTATCCCGATATTAACGTGAAGCTGAACGTGGTTGCAGGAGATTATGACCAGAAGGTACAGACCATGATCGCCGGAGGAACGGCACCGGACATCATGATGATTGCCGAGAACTATCAGGCTTACGCCTCCAAGAATCAGATTATACCGCTGGATGACATGATTCAGGCGAACAATGTGAACATGTCCGAGCGTTATTCCGATGATATCGCAAACCTGATGAAGTATGATGGCAAACAATTTGGTTTGCCGGATCGAGCAGGTGCGATGGTTCTCTTTTATAACAAAGATCTGTTTGACAAGGCTGGGGTGGAATACCCAACCAAAGATTGGACGCAGGACGATCTGATGGCGGCAGCGCAGAAGCTGACGGTGAAGGAGAATGGCAAAACGGTTCAATGGGGTTACTACCCAGGTAGCTGGTGGCCGCAATGGATGCAGCTGATCTACCAGAACGGTGGCTCATTGTTCGATGAGAGTGGTAAACCAACCTTCAATACAGAGCCTGTGCGGAAAGCATTACAATTCATGAATGACCTGACCTTCACACACGGTGCGGGACCAACGCCAACCGAGATTGCCGACATGGGGAATATCGGAGCCGATCCGTTGTTCGCTCAAGGCAAGATCGCTATGGAAACGACAGGGTTCTGGAACATCGGTTCACTTGCCAAGGTGGAAGGCATTAATTGGGATATCTCTCCGGTATGGGGCGAAACGAACGCATTCTTTAACGGGTTAACGATTACCAACGCTTCCAAACACAAGGAAGAAGCTTTCAAAGTCATCGAAGCACTGACCACACCGGAAGCACAGCTGCCAATGATCAAAGCTGGTCAGGATGCTCCTGCAACCAAAGCAGGTTTGTCCAGTGATGAATTCCTGAATGCTGAATACGGCGGCAAAAAAATCAACATGGCTGCGTTCAGTGAATCGACGATCTATGCAGAACCGTTCAATCCACAATGGAACGAAATGATGAAACTCATTAACGATAAGCTGGGTGTGTACTTCAATAACAAAGCCTCGCTTGATGATACCGTAACCGAAATTCAGAGTGGACTGGAAAGACTCTACAAATAG
- a CDS encoding LacI family DNA-binding transcriptional regulator yields MTPITIYDIAKEANVSVATVSRVLNDTAPVRASTREKIMSIIEKHQFQPNAQARSLIKKETGTIAIILPDITNPFFPEVFWGAENEARGLGYTFFLCNTAGDYNRESEYLSILREKRVDGIIFLGGRINMQVCPDDMAQELIDMGKRMPIVLVNGNIAKGGFHRVYTDEGAGAALAAEHLLELGHRDIAFVGGLKELSTTMVKVRAVQKKLREHGLEIPKERQLLGSFSIDDGKREMSKLLDRDNPPTAVICVNDNTAIGAIKSTIEHGLSIPKDISIVGFDDTPLASAVIPELTTVSQNTYQLGKQAVDVLHELINQGKPKKQIILQPELIVRQSTGPTAR; encoded by the coding sequence ATGACACCGATCACCATATACGACATCGCCAAAGAAGCAAATGTATCTGTAGCGACGGTCTCCCGGGTACTGAATGATACGGCACCTGTGCGTGCAAGCACCCGAGAGAAGATTATGTCCATCATTGAAAAACACCAGTTTCAGCCCAATGCGCAGGCGCGCAGTCTGATCAAGAAAGAGACGGGTACCATCGCCATCATCCTGCCGGACATTACGAATCCCTTCTTCCCGGAAGTGTTCTGGGGAGCGGAGAATGAGGCTCGCGGATTGGGGTATACCTTCTTTCTGTGCAATACCGCAGGTGACTACAACAGGGAATCTGAATATTTGTCCATCCTGCGAGAGAAGCGGGTAGACGGGATTATTTTCCTCGGCGGGCGAATTAACATGCAAGTCTGTCCGGATGACATGGCTCAGGAATTGATTGATATGGGCAAGCGTATGCCAATTGTACTGGTCAATGGCAATATTGCCAAAGGCGGGTTCCACCGGGTATACACGGATGAGGGGGCAGGGGCAGCCCTTGCAGCTGAGCATTTGCTTGAATTGGGGCATCGGGATATCGCCTTTGTTGGCGGTCTGAAAGAGTTGTCCACCACCATGGTCAAGGTCAGAGCTGTGCAGAAGAAACTTCGGGAGCATGGGCTCGAAATACCGAAAGAACGGCAATTGCTCGGCAGCTTCTCCATCGACGATGGCAAACGGGAGATGTCCAAACTGCTGGATCGTGACAATCCACCCACCGCAGTCATCTGCGTTAATGACAACACAGCGATTGGTGCGATCAAGTCAACGATTGAGCATGGGCTCTCGATTCCGAAGGATATATCCATTGTGGGATTCGATGATACACCGCTCGCCAGTGCCGTTATACCGGAACTGACAACCGTATCCCAGAATACGTATCAGCTTGGCAAACAGGCTGTGGATGTGCTGCATGAGCTGATTAACCAAGGCAAACCGAAGAAGCAGATCATTCTGCAACCGGAGCTGATTGTGCGTCAAAGTACAGGACCTACTGCAAGATAA
- a CDS encoding glycoside hydrolase, protein MAHKEQRSRGKRSYILMGVALIALLAGGGIVINHFANESSKTLEFQGEPVRLKLDQSYDHFEGWGTSLAWWANDLGGWKDQAKVSEVMDLVFDPEKGLGLNIVRYNIGGEENPEMKALRPGGDVPGFQPEPGEWDWDADAGQRAVLQGSMERGVNIAEAFSNSPPYWMTISGSVTGAVDGSNNLRDDQYDAFADYLTEVVKHYRDEWGITFRTLNPLNEPSSDWWKKGNMQEGSHFTNEKQAEIIKKVAATLKSKGLDGTVISAADDNSIDETVFNFNLYDQDTLDVIQQINTHSYNGSKMEELRTLAERHGKKLWMSEYGTGGSEPHSHEDMTSVQELAERIMFDLKIMQPSAWVYWQAVEDEGANNNWGFIHANFNGEEQYEMTKQYYGMAQFTKFIRPGATIIPTDGGRTLAAYDAERQRLVLVIRNELSAGTTAFELEGYAYGKSSNAQVYQTSPDRNMEQLEDIPVYANGLEVPTADNSITTVVLEGVTVQGTDD, encoded by the coding sequence ATGGCGCATAAAGAACAACGCAGCAGAGGCAAACGGAGTTATATCCTCATGGGTGTCGCTCTGATTGCGCTGCTGGCAGGAGGAGGAATTGTTATCAATCATTTTGCCAATGAATCATCCAAAACACTTGAGTTCCAAGGGGAACCAGTACGTCTGAAGCTGGACCAATCCTATGATCATTTTGAAGGTTGGGGTACGTCACTTGCCTGGTGGGCCAACGATCTTGGCGGATGGAAGGATCAGGCGAAGGTTAGTGAAGTGATGGATCTGGTCTTTGACCCGGAGAAAGGATTAGGTCTGAACATCGTTCGTTACAATATTGGCGGTGAGGAAAATCCGGAGATGAAAGCCCTTCGTCCCGGCGGGGATGTACCTGGCTTCCAGCCTGAACCTGGAGAGTGGGACTGGGATGCTGATGCAGGTCAGCGGGCTGTATTACAAGGCTCGATGGAGCGTGGCGTGAACATTGCTGAAGCATTCTCCAATTCACCACCTTACTGGATGACGATCAGTGGATCGGTTACCGGAGCCGTGGATGGCAGCAATAATCTGCGTGACGACCAGTATGATGCATTTGCAGATTATCTGACCGAAGTTGTGAAGCATTATCGGGACGAGTGGGGGATCACCTTCCGCACACTGAATCCGCTCAATGAACCTTCCTCCGACTGGTGGAAGAAGGGCAATATGCAGGAAGGCAGTCATTTTACCAATGAGAAGCAGGCCGAGATTATCAAGAAAGTTGCTGCAACGTTGAAGAGCAAAGGACTGGATGGAACCGTCATTAGTGCCGCGGACGATAACAGCATTGATGAGACGGTGTTTAATTTCAACCTCTATGATCAGGACACGCTGGACGTGATCCAGCAGATCAATACCCACTCCTATAATGGTAGCAAAATGGAAGAGCTGCGCACATTGGCAGAACGCCATGGCAAGAAGCTGTGGATGTCCGAGTACGGAACCGGCGGCAGCGAGCCGCACAGTCATGAGGATATGACCTCAGTTCAGGAGCTGGCAGAGCGGATCATGTTTGATCTGAAAATCATGCAGCCATCCGCCTGGGTATACTGGCAGGCCGTTGAAGATGAAGGGGCCAATAACAATTGGGGCTTCATTCACGCCAACTTTAATGGAGAAGAGCAGTACGAGATGACCAAACAGTATTATGGCATGGCCCAGTTCACGAAGTTCATTCGTCCCGGTGCGACAATTATTCCCACGGATGGTGGACGCACACTGGCTGCCTATGACGCGGAACGTCAGAGACTGGTGCTGGTGATTCGTAATGAATTGTCAGCGGGTACAACGGCGTTTGAACTGGAAGGGTATGCGTACGGAAAATCATCCAACGCTCAGGTGTATCAGACTTCACCGGATCGGAACATGGAACAGCTTGAAGACATCCCGGTGTATGCCAACGGACTGGAAGTGCCTACGGCCGACAACTCCATCACAACGGTTGTACTGGAAGGCGTGACGGTGCAGGGAACTGATGATTAA
- a CDS encoding NUDIX hydrolase: MKSVNPFLKNLGWVNAIRAPHPVRYERAGLRSSAFFYFFYKRNGGVKMAIVTDSKGNIFLEFIRIEYDKVITSTLDAPLTHALIVVKCQGKYLFMHNKWRNNWELPGGIIEAGENAEQCVIRELFEETNQNMDTAEFKGLMKFRLQPSFHGPERTEYGALFMGELCQLDDFVENDEASSIILWDGTSEIGDIAEIDKKLIEFV; encoded by the coding sequence ATGAAAAGCGTTAATCCATTCCTAAAAAATTTGGGGTGGGTTAACGCTATTCGCGCTCCCCATCCTGTGAGATATGAACGCGCAGGACTAAGGTCTAGCGCGTTTTTTTATTTTTTTTACAAAAGAAATGGAGGAGTAAAAATGGCAATCGTGACAGATTCAAAAGGTAACATTTTTTTGGAATTTATTCGTATCGAATACGATAAGGTCATTACAAGCACACTGGATGCTCCACTAACACATGCTCTAATTGTGGTGAAGTGCCAAGGAAAATATCTATTCATGCATAATAAGTGGAGAAACAACTGGGAACTTCCAGGTGGTATTATTGAAGCTGGAGAGAATGCGGAACAATGTGTAATTAGAGAATTGTTTGAGGAAACCAATCAAAATATGGATACGGCTGAATTCAAAGGGCTAATGAAGTTTAGACTCCAGCCAAGTTTTCATGGACCCGAACGGACGGAGTATGGAGCTCTGTTCATGGGTGAATTGTGCCAACTTGATGATTTTGTTGAAAACGATGAAGCTTCTTCAATTATCCTTTGGGATGGTACATCGGAGATTGGTGATATCGCAGAAATAGATAAGAAGTTAATTGAATTCGTGTGA
- a CDS encoding carbohydrate ABC transporter permease, whose amino-acid sequence MSNPSTVEKTISYIFLILVGVLLASPFLYMISIALASDTTTVKSAFTFVPMEFQWSNFYTIFTNNNLGTYLKNSVIITVFTIVGSVLSASIVSYGFARIKAKGSRFLFIVLLSTMMIPGEVTMVPQFIIFRHLDWINTFYPLIVPSFFAGAFNVFLIRQFVMSIPKSLDEAAMIDGMGHPGIYWKIIMPLTYPILAAIAIFSFSYNWGNFMGPLIYINDPEKMPLALGVQLLTTVGGGQMPPWNLVMIASLFLTIPMVLVYLFGQRYVYEANISGGSSGIK is encoded by the coding sequence ATGAGTAATCCATCGACTGTGGAGAAGACGATATCCTATATTTTTCTGATTCTGGTCGGGGTGCTGCTTGCTTCGCCTTTCCTGTACATGATCTCTATTGCACTGGCAAGTGACACAACAACCGTCAAATCAGCTTTTACCTTCGTACCAATGGAGTTCCAATGGTCGAACTTTTATACCATCTTCACGAATAACAATCTTGGCACGTATCTCAAAAACTCGGTCATCATTACGGTCTTTACGATTGTCGGATCGGTATTATCAGCTTCGATCGTATCCTACGGCTTTGCCCGAATCAAAGCAAAAGGCAGCCGTTTCCTGTTTATTGTGTTGCTCAGTACGATGATGATTCCGGGTGAGGTGACGATGGTACCGCAGTTCATCATCTTCCGTCACTTGGACTGGATTAATACATTTTACCCGCTGATCGTACCGAGTTTCTTCGCCGGAGCGTTCAACGTATTCCTGATTCGGCAGTTTGTCATGAGTATTCCAAAATCACTGGATGAAGCCGCCATGATCGATGGTATGGGACACCCGGGAATCTACTGGAAGATCATCATGCCACTGACTTATCCGATACTTGCGGCCATTGCGATCTTCTCATTCTCCTATAACTGGGGCAACTTCATGGGACCGCTCATCTATATCAATGATCCGGAGAAAATGCCGCTGGCACTCGGAGTGCAGCTGTTGACAACGGTAGGTGGTGGGCAGATGCCGCCATGGAACCTTGTGATGATTGCTTCCCTGTTCCTCACCATTCCGATGGTGCTGGTATATCTGTTCGGACAGCGTTATGTCTATGAAGCCAACATTAGCGGTGGAAGCAGCGGAATCAAGTAA
- a CDS encoding ABC transporter ATP-binding protein, translating to MAIQIQGVSKSFVSATGEDIQVLAEVSMQIKKQEFFSIVGPSGCGKSTIFNIIAGLLKPTNGKVIVCGEEIDQTTGHVGYMMQKDLLLPWRSILDNVTLGLEVKGMSKKDRSDIAMDYLDRYGLASFAEAYPSTLSGGMRQRVALIRTLVTQPDIILLDEPFSALDYQTRLILEDEILSILKSEGKTGVLITHDIEEAIAISDRIAVMSKRPTTVKQVYDIGLASQYGSALKARSDHKFKQYFESIWSELDIQMGRIS from the coding sequence ATGGCTATACAGATACAAGGCGTATCCAAATCATTTGTCAGTGCAACCGGAGAAGATATTCAGGTCCTGGCTGAGGTTTCGATGCAAATCAAAAAGCAGGAGTTCTTCAGCATCGTGGGACCGAGCGGCTGCGGCAAAAGTACGATCTTCAACATTATCGCGGGTCTGCTTAAGCCAACAAATGGCAAGGTTATCGTCTGTGGCGAAGAGATCGATCAGACCACCGGACATGTCGGTTATATGATGCAGAAGGACCTGTTACTTCCTTGGAGAAGCATCCTGGACAATGTCACGTTAGGCTTGGAAGTGAAGGGCATGTCCAAAAAGGATCGCAGCGATATTGCCATGGATTACTTGGATCGTTACGGCCTGGCTTCATTCGCAGAAGCCTATCCCTCCACACTATCTGGCGGTATGCGCCAACGTGTAGCCCTCATACGCACCCTCGTTACCCAGCCCGATATTATATTACTGGACGAACCCTTCTCCGCACTTGATTATCAGACCAGACTCATTCTGGAAGATGAAATCTTGTCCATCCTAAAGTCCGAGGGCAAGACAGGCGTCCTGATCACACATGACATCGAGGAAGCGATCGCCATCTCCGACCGTATTGCCGTCATGAGTAAACGACCAACAACCGTGAAGCAGGTGTATGACATTGGGCTCGCTTCCCAATACGGTTCAGCACTGAAAGCCCGCTCCGACCACAAGTTCAAACAGTATTTTGAATCGATCTGGTCAGAGCTTGATATCCAAATGGGGAGGATCAGCTAA
- a CDS encoding iron-sulfur cluster biosynthesis family protein has product MIIQVSPLAEARLTEKLGDRPGYFKLFYDTDGCGCDGIAVLLILNEPDSDDVTVEAGSLPFVINKQQQIYFEPSLRLQSEHSFPSFRLSSDSMIYGSNVKVHDLRDTADVAPQPTGWFVR; this is encoded by the coding sequence ATGATCATTCAAGTCAGTCCGCTGGCAGAAGCAAGACTTACTGAAAAGCTGGGAGATCGACCAGGCTATTTCAAATTGTTTTATGATACCGATGGATGCGGTTGTGACGGAATTGCGGTACTTCTGATCTTAAACGAACCGGATAGCGATGATGTTACCGTAGAAGCGGGGTCGCTTCCCTTTGTAATCAACAAACAGCAGCAGATTTACTTTGAACCCTCTCTGCGTCTGCAATCCGAGCACAGTTTCCCTTCATTCCGACTGAGTAGCGATTCCATGATCTATGGCAGTAATGTCAAAGTCCATGATTTACGAGATACCGCAGACGTAGCCCCTCAGCCCACTGGATGGTTTGTACGATAA